The following nucleotide sequence is from Melioribacteraceae bacterium.
AAGAGTACATAAGTATTCTTTTTGATAAAGGAAGTTTTCGAGAAACAGATAAAAAAATGAAATCCGGTGACCCGCTCGAATTTGAAGATACAAAGAAGTATAAGGACCGTATCAATCAGACAATCAAAAAAAGTGAATTGATGGACGCGGTTAAAACCGGAACCGGAAAAATTGACGGTAAGAAAGTATCCCTTGCTTGCATGGATTTCAAATTCATAGGCGGAAGCATGGGAGCAGTAGTTGGTGAAAAAATTTCCAGGGCAATTGACCGTGCTTACAAAGAAAAAATTCCGATGATAGTAATAAGCCAAAGCGGTGGTGCCAGAATGATGGAAGGCGCATTCTCATTGATGCAAATGGCTAAAACGAGCGCACGGCTTGCTCGCTTGGCTGATGCCGGTTTACCCTATATTTCAGTTATGACTGACCCTACCACCGGGGGTGTTACGGCAAGTTATGCAATGCTGGGCGATGTTAATATTGCTGAACCTAATGCATTAATTGGTTTTGCCGGTCCACGCGTTATTAAACAAACTATCGGTAAGGATTTGCCTAAAGGTTTTCAACGTTCTGAGTTTTTGCAAGAGAAGGGATTTTTAGATTTTATTGTTAATAGAAAAGATCTGAAAGAGAAAATTTCATTGTTGATTGACTATATGAGTTAGTTTGATTTGTCGAATTATTTCTTAAATTTTTTAGACATTTTCTCCAAGATTTCGATAGTATAATCAACTTCTTCAAAGGTATTCAATGCACTGAATGAAAGACGAATTGTTCCTTGTGCATCTTCCTTCGTTTTACCCATACTCATAATTACATGAGAAGGTTTTAATGTCCCCGAAGTACAAGCCGCTCCGTTTGATGCAGCAACTCCATTTATATCCAGATACATTAACATTGCTTCGGAATCGTTTTTGTAGAATTCAGAACTGAATGTGAGACTTAGAATAAACGGAAATTCTGTATTCTCACAATTAATTTCATAGTTTTCAATTGATGAATTACCTAATGCCGAGATAAAATAGTTGCGGAGTTTTTGAACATTTGAAAAATTTTCATCCATGTTTTGAGTCGCAATCTTTATTGCTTCGGCAAATCCAATAATACCTGCTGCAAACTCGGTTCCGCCACGTCTATTCCTTTCTTGTGAACCACCGAGAATCATTGGTGTTAGCGGAGTACCGGATTTAACATATACAACACCAATCCCTTTTGGACCGTGAAGTTTATGTGCTGAAGCGGAAAGTGAATTAACGCCTAATTCCTTTACATCAATTTTAATCTTACCAAAACTTTGCACAGCGTCAGTATGGAAATATCGATCAGTTCCAATAGTATTTCTTGTTAAAGACTTAATATCATTAACAGAACCGGTTTCGTTGTTAACATGAATTAATGAAATCAAAGAAGTTTGATCATCGAGATTATTCAGCAACTCCTTTTTATCAATTTCGCAATCGCTTGTTACGTTTATTTGATTTGTTGAGAAACCTAACTTATTAAGAGCGTTAAAAGTCTCAAGGACACATGTATGCTCAGCTGCGGATGTGATTAGTTTATTTTTCCCAGTTTCATCAAAATTCGTTTTTGCAATTCCGAATAGGGGAAGATTATTTGCTTCGGTTCCGTTACTCACAAAATAAATTTCACTTGTATCTGCATTTATAAAATCGGCAATTGTTTCTCGCGCTTCTTCAATGGCGACACGAACTTTTCTTCCAAATGAATGAATAGAAGATGGATTCCCATATTCATCTGTTAGCAATGGTATCATCTTCTCTAAAACTTTTGGATGAAGCTTAGTGGTTGCTGCGTTATCGAAATAGACTTTCAGAGGTATTCCTTTCTTTATCTTAGACTCACATCACCGTAGTGAATTTTTTCGGTTTTATCATCGACCCGTAAAATAAGAAATCCATTTTCATCGAGATCTTCAAAGATTCCAAACTTACTGCCGGTTTCGGCTTCAACTTTAACTTTCCCTCCAATCATTTTGCATCTGTCCTTCCAATCTTCAAGAATCTCTTGTGGGTTATCTTCAATTTTATTCAGAATTTCTTCAAATTGATTTAATACTTCACTCAGTAATCTCTCTCTGCTCACTTTATTTTTGAACTCCTTACGGATCGAAGTAGGTTCAATCAAATAACGACCCGGGAAATTTGTTTGATTCACATTAATTCCAATACCTATCACAACTCTATCCAACTCACTTCCCTTAGAAGTAGATTCGAGAAGAATTCCTGAAACTTTCTTCCTATCAATTAAAATGTCGTTTGGCCATTTAACCGTACACTTCAATTGGTACAAATTTTCAATAGATTGAGCCACTGCTAAAGAAGCACCCAAATTTATAATGTTTATAACTTTGCCATCAGCTTTTCGGAGAAGTATTGAAAAGGTTAAATTTTGTTCAGGTGTACTTATCCACTCGCGTTCTCTTCTACCTCTGCCTTTTAATTGTTCTTCGGCTAAGATTACTGTTCCGTCATCCTTAAATTCTTTACTTTCTAAAAGCATCGAATTTGTCGATTCTACTTGCTCAACATAAATAAACTGTCTACCTATTACTTCGGTATCAAGCTTTATATCAAAATCTTCAATGTTAAAGGCATTGTTCTCCATTTCGTCTCCTTATCTGCTAAAATGGCATACTAATGAAAATCTATGTTAATTTATGAACTTTGCTGACAATATGGCGTAATAATGATTTTTTTATCAAAAAGCTAACTTATTATATAACAATAATTTATAGAATATAATTTCTTGGCATACTGATTGCAACTGTAATAATAAATTAAAAATTATGACAAATTTACAATCACAAAAAATTGCAGCAGATTTATTAATACAAAGTTACGACAAAAAGAAGAAATCTGAAATTAAGAAGTAATTAAAATAAAAAGGAGTTAGAATTATGGGAAAAATTATTGGAATTGATCTTGGAACGACGAACAGCTGCGTTGCCGTAATGGAAGGTAACGAGCCTGTCGTAATTCCTAATTCGGAAGGTGGAAGAACGACACCATCTGTTGTTGCCTTCACAAAAAGTGGTGAAAGATTAGTTGGACAGCCGGCAAAAAGACAAGCTGTTACTAATCCAAATAATACAATTTTTTCTATCAAACGATTTATGGGAAGAAGAATTGATGAGGTTGGCACTGAGATAGGAGAAGTCCCGTACAAAGTTGTTGAAGGTGACGGGAAAACTGCTCGTGTTCAAATTGATGATAGAAAATATTCACCTCCGGAAATTTCAGCAATGGTCTTACAAAAGATGAAAAAGACAGCTGAAGATTATCTCGGACAGGAAGTTACTGAAGCCGTGATTACTGTTCCGGCTTATTTTAACGATTCACAACGACAAGCAACTAAAGATGCTGGTGAAATTGCCGGATTAAAAGTAAAAAGAATTATCAATGAACCGACTGCTGCTGCTTTAGCATACGGTCTTGATAAAAAGAACAAAGAACAAATTGTTGCTGTTTATGATTTAGGCGGTGGTACATTCGATATTTCTATATTGCAGTTAGGTGAAGGTGTGTTTGAAGTTAAGTCCACAAATGGTGATACCCACTTAGGTGGCGATGACTTTGATCAAAGACTTATAAACTTCCTAGCTGATGAATTTAAAAAGCAAGAAGGTATTGATCTTAGAAAAGATCCGATGGCTTTACAACGATTAAAAGAAGCAGCTGAAAAAGCTAAAATTGAACTTTCTTCATCAAGTTCAACAGATGTTAATTTACCTTTTATCACTGCAACTCAAGACGGTCCAAAGCACTTAAATATTAATTTAAGCCGCTCTAAATTTGAACAATTAACAGATGATCTTATTGAAAGAACAGTTGGTCCATGTGAAAGTGCAATAAAAGATGCAGGTTTAACCGCCTCACAAATTGATGAAGTAATTCTAGTTGGTGGTTCGACAAGAATTCCTAAGGTACAAGAACTTGTTAAAAAAATATTTGGTAGAGAACCGCATAAAGGTGTAAACCCGGATGAAGTTGTTGCAATCGGTGCGGCCATCCAAGGTGGTGTTCTTGCCGGTGATGTTAAGGATGTACTATTGCTTGATGTTACTCCACTATCACTCGGTATTGAAACTTTAGGCGGAGTGATGACTAAATTGATTAATGCCAATACAACAATACCAACTAAAAAGAGTGAAGTATTCTCTACCGCTTCGGATAACCAACCATCGGTCGAAATACATGTTCTTCAAGGTGAGCGATCGATGGCAAATGATAACAGAACACTTGGTAGATTCCACTTAGAAGGAATTCCACCGGCACCACGAGGAATTCCTCAAATTGAAGTTACATTTGATATTGACTCCAATGGTATATTACATGTAGCGGCTAAAGATAAAGCGACCGGAAAAGAGCAGAGTATTAGAATCACTTCATCGAGTGGATTAAATCAAGATGAAATTGAAAAGATGAAGCAAGATGCTAAAGAACATGCTGCTGAGGATAAAAAGAAAAAAGAATCGATCGAGATTAAGAACCAAGCTGACAATTTGATCTTCCAAACTAAGAAGCAAATTACTGAACTTGGTGACAAGTTAAACGCTGACGATAAATCTAAATTAGAAAATGAAGTAAAAAATCTTGAAGATGCAGTTGCTACAAATGATACTGATAAAATAAAAGCAGCATCTGATAAACTCACTCAAGTATTTAGTGAAATTTCTCAAAAGATGTATCAACAGCAAGGTGCACCGGGAGCTCAACCTGGTAATGAACAGCAACAAAATCAAGGTGAACCTCAAAGTGAGAAATCGAATGAAAAAGATGTTGAAGATGCATCCTACGAAGTAATGGATGATGAAGAAAAAAAAGACGGTAAATAAAATTAGACATTAGATGTACTTAGGCTTACTCTTTTGTCAGAGACCCCGCTTCAGGCGGGGTTTCTTTTTATATACTGTCAGTGACAGATTTTATATATTTATTTTATGAAAAGAATGCTTTTTATATTCCCGCTTATTTTGCTCAGTTTATTTTTCTACTCACAAGAATCTTCAGATCTTTTTCAAAATACACCACCAGAATTAGATTTTAGACAAACTAACTCAGTACTTTTAGAAAATAAGATTAAGTCTAACACAAATTATAAATTGGATGTAAGATTTGATCCTCACAATAAGCTTCTAATTGTATCAGAAAGGATAATTTGGCATAACACAACAAAACATCCGACTAACGAGCTGCAGTTTCATCTTTACGCAAATGCCTTTAGTAATTACAAAACTGAGTTAACAAAGAATATATTCCTTGATGAACTCGAAAAAACTAAAGTTAATATTAAAAATTTACGAGTAAGTGAAGAAGAAAAAGAGTTTATCTATATCCAACCCGAAGTTGAAAATCCATTCGACAGTACTGTGGCAAAAATTGAATTAAGTAATTCTATTAACCCTGGGGATTCAGTTACAATTAGCATTGAATACGAATTAAAGATTCCAAGAAGTTTAATTCGATTTGGTTATGCCGCGGGACGTGAATTTTATTTTATTGCTCAGTGGTTTCCAAAATTAGGCGTATTTAAAAATGGGGAATGGACTTGCAGTCAATATCATCCTTACGCTGAATTTTATTCTGATTTTGCCGATTATGATGTTACGATCACCATACCAAATGATTACATTATAGGAACAACCGGATCATTAATCTCATTTCTAGAAGGTGAAAGAGATAAGACGTATAACTTCATTGCCAAAAATGTTGTTGATTTTGCATGGACAGCTTCACCCGAATTTCTTGTTTATGAAAATATATTTCAAAGTAAATACGGACGAGAAATTAATATTAAATTTTTAATACAACCGGAAAACGAAGATCTAATTGAGAGAAAATTTACCGCAGTCGAAAATACTTTAGAATATTTAGAAGAATATATTGGCGAATATCCCTACAATAACTTAACACTTGTCGATGTTCCAAGGAGTTCAAACTTAGGAGGAATGGAATACCCTGAAATTGTGACTTACTTCACTCCTTTGTTTACACCAATAGAATTACAAAGACCGGAATCAACAATAATTCATGAAATAATTCATCAATATTTTTACGCAGCAGTCAGCAGTAATGAAACTTATGAGGGATGGCTCGATGAAGGAGTTACAACTTATTTAGAAAAAGTTATTCTTGATGAATATTATGGTAAGCCAATTCTTAGTTTTAGTTTCATAGATTACTTTCCAATTTATGGTATTAAGTTTCTTGCTTTCAGAGAAATTCCGTTGATTTATACTCTGCGAACTTTTGAAATTGATCATTATGTCTCTAATCTTTCGTTGTACTATGCAAATGATGGATTGGGTAATCTGAACGAAAAAAGTTTTTTCTTACCTAATTATCGGTCTTCAATTACAAATACGTATGCCAAACCAAGTTTAACATTGCATTCGCTTGAAAAATACATTCACAGAAAAAATGTTCTGGATATTCTTTCAAGATATTATAATAAATATAAATTCAACCATGTGACTGGAAGTGATCTCATAAATGAAATTAATGATTATAGCGGAAAAGATCTTACTTGGTTTGTTGATAGTTTTATAAACAAAGAAAATAAATTTGATTACAGCATAAGCAGCATTTATCAAATTAATGATACTTCCTACAAGATTTTGGCAGAGAGACTTGAGGAAGGAATAACTCAGACAGAAATTGCAATCTACACAGAAAGTGACACTTCATATATCGATTGGGATGGCAAAGACAGGTGGAAAGAATTTATCGTTTATAGCAAAGGTGAAGTCCTTGCCGCCGAAGTTGATCCACATAGAAAAAATATTTTTGATATAAATTATGCTAATAACTCATATATAATTGAAAGTAAATATTGGGCTTCACTTTCAATTGCAATTCGGTGGTATTTCTGGGTTCAAAATGCTTTACAAGTTTTTGGGAGTATTGGATGACTATTACCATTAAAAAGTCTTTGATACTTGGAATTCGCAGTATCTTCAAAAATGCCAAATTTGTTTTTCTATTGTGGGGAACAAATTCTCTTGCGGCATTCTTGTTAAGCATGCCAATTTATTATTTATTAATGGATAATCTGACACATTCATTAATGAGCGACCAATTAGCGTTGGAATTTGATTTCACTTGGTATATCCAATTTAGAAATATATATGAATCAAGTATCGGTGAAATTCCATTTATGATTTACAGTATGGTTGGTGTTTACATACTGATTCAAATTTTTTATATCGGTGGGCTGATTTCAATATTTAATTTTCCTGAAAAGAATCACATGGTTGATTTTTTTTATGGTGGTGTTAAACATTGGTTAAGATTTACAAAAATAGCTTTCATCTCATTAGTGCCATTCTTAGCTGCGTTTATAATTCATGATTATTTAGGACTTCTAATTGAATGGGGATTTGCTGAAACTGAGAACCAAATGGCGGATTTTATTATCCGGCTGGCTCGGTATATACTTTTAGTATTTTTTATTGGGTTAACTACAATTATATCTGACTACAGCAAAGTATATATGGCACTTAATGATTCCACAAAAACATTTCAGTCTATTGGTAGAGCGGTAATTTTTATTAAAAATAATTTTAATAAAACATTTACTGTGTTTTTAATTATAGCCTGTATCGGAGCATCAGGCGCAATTTTTTATAATCTTCTTGAAGCATATATACCAAGAACACCATTTTATTTCTTGATACTATCTTTTATTGTTCAGCAAATGTTGATTATATTTCGACTCTTTATTAGAATGTATTTTTGTGCTACGGAAGTTCTTCTATATAAAGATCTTAGCGCCGAAGTTGTCGAATTAAAAGCAAAAGAACAGAAAGTTGGAGTTAATTAATGGCAATCATTCCAATAACCGTTTACGGTGATTCAATTCTTCGCAAAAAGACGGAGAAAGTTAAGTCAGTAAATGACGATTTAATCCAAAATATTCAAGACATGTTTCAAACTATGCGCTATGCAAATGGAATTGGTTTAGCTGCCAATCAAGTTGGAATTGATAAGTCTTTATTTGTGATCGACTTACAAGAAGTAGAAGGATATGAAACCTTCAAGCCAATAGTGATGATTAATCCCGAGATAGTTTTGGAATCGGATGAAATAGTAACAATTGAAGAAGGTTGCCTAAGTTTACCAAACTTAAGAGCTGATGTTGATCGTGCAGCTGCTATCAAAGTAAAATATCTAAATACTGATGAGCAGGAAGAAGAACTTGAGGCAGATGAATTGTTTGCGCGAGTAATTCTTCATGAATATGATCATCTAATAGGTAAAATGATTCCTGACCGTGTTAATGAAAAAATCAAAAAGAAATTACAGAAAGAATTAAAAGATATTTCCGATAGAAAAGTTGAAGTAGATTACCCAATAACCGAGAAGCAGTAAAGTAAATGAGAATTGTATTCTTTGGTACTCCCGATTTTGCCGTTGCCTCGCTTTCTAAGATTTACGAAAGTGAATTTAAAATTTCAGCAGTTGTAACTGCACCTGATAAAGAACGGGGCAGAGGAAGAAAAGTTAGCTTTACTCCCGCTAAAGAATTTGCAATCGAAAAAAACATTCCGGTACTACAGCCAACTAAATTAAAAGAAAAACAATTCATTACAGAGCTGAAAAAGTTTAATGCCGATCTTTTTGTAATTGTTGCTTTTCGAATTCTTCCGGTTGAAGTATTTACTCTTCCAAAGTATGGTTCTATCAATCTTCACGGATCACTGCTTCCTAAATACCGCGGTGCAGCTCCTATTCAATGGGCACTAATCAATGGTGATGAGGAAACAGGTGTTACAACTTTTTTCTTAAAAGAAAAAGTTGATACGGGAAATATGATTCTTCAAGAAAAAATTGCAATTGATCCTGAAGATAATTTTGAAACTTTAAATGATAAAATGAAAGAAGTGGGTGCTGAAGTTCTACTTAAAACTATTTCTATGATTGAAAAGGGCGAAGTTAACGAGCAATCACAAGATGATTCATCTGCTTCACCAGCCCCCAAAATCACTAAAGAGATTTGCGAAATTAATTGGACAAAAGCTGCTCTGGATATTCACAATCTAATTCGCGGAGTTTCTCCTTACCCTGGTGCATTTTTCGTTTTGGATGATAAGCAGTACAAAGTATATAAATCCAAAGTTGTTGATTTACCTATACTTCAACTTGCTGAAATTTTTGAAGATAAAAAAGAAATTTTCATTGGTTGTGGTGAAGGAACCTTACAAATATTGGAAATTCAACCCGAAGGAAGAAAACGTATGACAGCCGAAGAATTTTTAAGAGGATATAGATTAATAAACTAAATATAATTACCGCACTTCGTAATTAAAATTATAGGATTCAATTTTGCGAAATAAAACTTACAACTTACTTGATTCAATTGGCAACACACCTCTAGTCAAACTAGATAATATTTCAAAAGAATTAAAAGCAAAAATTTGGGCAAAGTTAGAGTTTACAAATCCCGGTGGAAGCATAAAAGATCGTATTGCTTTATACATGATTGAAAAAGCCGAACGAGAAGGAAAGATAAAACCGGGTGATACTATTATTGAGAACTCATCAGGTAACACTGCTATGGGCTTAGCAATTGTTGCGAGACAAAAGGGCTATAAACTTAAAATCGTTATTCGCGATACTACGAGTAAAGAGAAAATTAAAATGCTTCAGGTACTCGGTGTTGATGTTCTTTTAGTCGATGCTAGTCTTCCTCATGAACATCCAAAATCATATAATAATTATGCAAAAAACTTAGCTGATGAACATCCCGATTATTATTACATTGATCAGCATAATAATTTAGATAACAACGAATCACACTATAAAACAACCGGACCCGAAATATGGGAACAGATGAACGGAAAGATTGATTATGTTGTTGCTGGTGTGGGAACCGGGGGAACGTTGTGCGGAATGGGAAAATTTTTCAAGGAGAAAAATCCCAATATTAAACTTATTGGAATTGATCCGATGGGTTCGATATTCTATAACTACTTTAAAGAAAAAAAACTCATTACACCGTACCGTTATAAAATTGAAGGGATTGGTGATGAGTTCTTAATCAAAACCGCACAACTTGAATTACTTGATGACATGTATCAAGTTGAAGATAAAACAGCTTTCCAATGGACCAAAAAATTGGCAAACGAAGAAGGGATTCTTTCCGGAGGTTCAAGCGGGGCAAATATTTGGGCATCTGTAAAACTCGCTAAAGAAATAGATAGAGAAGCTAATATTGTGACAATAATTTGCGATTCGGGATATAAATATTTCAGCACAATTTACAATGACCAATGGTTGAAAGAAAATGAATTAATATAGATGGTTAGTATTTTTTAAAACTATTCCCGAAATTTTTATTTCCCCAACAATTCTTTATAAATTTGTACATCAAATCTCATTTTAGAGGGTAGTAGTTTTGGATTATAAGAATAATATAACCGAATTAATAGGAAACACGCCTTTAATTCAATTAAATAAACTTAACAATGGGTTAAAGCCAAAAATTTTTGCTAAACTCGAATCTAACAATCCCGGTGGAAGTGTAAAAG
It contains:
- the accD gene encoding acetyl-CoA carboxylase, carboxyltransferase subunit beta translates to MGWFKRSKQNISPESKKLEMPDGQWVKCESCGEIIHNKQLDLNLWVCLKCNHHFRIGSKEYISILFDKGSFRETDKKMKSGDPLEFEDTKKYKDRINQTIKKSELMDAVKTGTGKIDGKKVSLACMDFKFIGGSMGAVVGEKISRAIDRAYKEKIPMIVISQSGGARMMEGAFSLMQMAKTSARLARLADAGLPYISVMTDPTTGGVTASYAMLGDVNIAEPNALIGFAGPRVIKQTIGKDLPKGFQRSEFLQEKGFLDFIVNRKDLKEKISLLIDYMS
- a CDS encoding cysteine desulfurase family protein, which produces MKVYFDNAATTKLHPKVLEKMIPLLTDEYGNPSSIHSFGRKVRVAIEEARETIADFINADTSEIYFVSNGTEANNLPLFGIAKTNFDETGKNKLITSAAEHTCVLETFNALNKLGFSTNQINVTSDCEIDKKELLNNLDDQTSLISLIHVNNETGSVNDIKSLTRNTIGTDRYFHTDAVQSFGKIKIDVKELGVNSLSASAHKLHGPKGIGVVYVKSGTPLTPMILGGSQERNRRGGTEFAAGIIGFAEAIKIATQNMDENFSNVQKLRNYFISALGNSSIENYEINCENTEFPFILSLTFSSEFYKNDSEAMLMYLDINGVAASNGAACTSGTLKPSHVIMSMGKTKEDAQGTIRLSFSALNTFEEVDYTIEILEKMSKKFKK
- a CDS encoding biotin--[acetyl-CoA-carboxylase] ligase; translated protein: MENNAFNIEDFDIKLDTEVIGRQFIYVEQVESTNSMLLESKEFKDDGTVILAEEQLKGRGRREREWISTPEQNLTFSILLRKADGKVINIINLGASLAVAQSIENLYQLKCTVKWPNDILIDRKKVSGILLESTSKGSELDRVVIGIGINVNQTNFPGRYLIEPTSIRKEFKNKVSRERLLSEVLNQFEEILNKIEDNPQEILEDWKDRCKMIGGKVKVEAETGSKFGIFEDLDENGFLILRVDDKTEKIHYGDVSLR
- the dnaK gene encoding molecular chaperone DnaK — translated: MGKIIGIDLGTTNSCVAVMEGNEPVVIPNSEGGRTTPSVVAFTKSGERLVGQPAKRQAVTNPNNTIFSIKRFMGRRIDEVGTEIGEVPYKVVEGDGKTARVQIDDRKYSPPEISAMVLQKMKKTAEDYLGQEVTEAVITVPAYFNDSQRQATKDAGEIAGLKVKRIINEPTAAALAYGLDKKNKEQIVAVYDLGGGTFDISILQLGEGVFEVKSTNGDTHLGGDDFDQRLINFLADEFKKQEGIDLRKDPMALQRLKEAAEKAKIELSSSSSTDVNLPFITATQDGPKHLNINLSRSKFEQLTDDLIERTVGPCESAIKDAGLTASQIDEVILVGGSTRIPKVQELVKKIFGREPHKGVNPDEVVAIGAAIQGGVLAGDVKDVLLLDVTPLSLGIETLGGVMTKLINANTTIPTKKSEVFSTASDNQPSVEIHVLQGERSMANDNRTLGRFHLEGIPPAPRGIPQIEVTFDIDSNGILHVAAKDKATGKEQSIRITSSSGLNQDEIEKMKQDAKEHAAEDKKKKESIEIKNQADNLIFQTKKQITELGDKLNADDKSKLENEVKNLEDAVATNDTDKIKAASDKLTQVFSEISQKMYQQQGAPGAQPGNEQQQNQGEPQSEKSNEKDVEDASYEVMDDEEKKDGK
- a CDS encoding M1 family metallopeptidase; this translates as MLFIFPLILLSLFFYSQESSDLFQNTPPELDFRQTNSVLLENKIKSNTNYKLDVRFDPHNKLLIVSERIIWHNTTKHPTNELQFHLYANAFSNYKTELTKNIFLDELEKTKVNIKNLRVSEEEKEFIYIQPEVENPFDSTVAKIELSNSINPGDSVTISIEYELKIPRSLIRFGYAAGREFYFIAQWFPKLGVFKNGEWTCSQYHPYAEFYSDFADYDVTITIPNDYIIGTTGSLISFLEGERDKTYNFIAKNVVDFAWTASPEFLVYENIFQSKYGREINIKFLIQPENEDLIERKFTAVENTLEYLEEYIGEYPYNNLTLVDVPRSSNLGGMEYPEIVTYFTPLFTPIELQRPESTIIHEIIHQYFYAAVSSNETYEGWLDEGVTTYLEKVILDEYYGKPILSFSFIDYFPIYGIKFLAFREIPLIYTLRTFEIDHYVSNLSLYYANDGLGNLNEKSFFLPNYRSSITNTYAKPSLTLHSLEKYIHRKNVLDILSRYYNKYKFNHVTGSDLINEINDYSGKDLTWFVDSFINKENKFDYSISSIYQINDTSYKILAERLEEGITQTEIAIYTESDTSYIDWDGKDRWKEFIVYSKGEVLAAEVDPHRKNIFDINYANNSYIIESKYWASLSIAIRWYFWVQNALQVFGSIG
- the def gene encoding peptide deformylase, whose translation is MAIIPITVYGDSILRKKTEKVKSVNDDLIQNIQDMFQTMRYANGIGLAANQVGIDKSLFVIDLQEVEGYETFKPIVMINPEIVLESDEIVTIEEGCLSLPNLRADVDRAAAIKVKYLNTDEQEEELEADELFARVILHEYDHLIGKMIPDRVNEKIKKKLQKELKDISDRKVEVDYPITEKQ
- the fmt gene encoding methionyl-tRNA formyltransferase translates to MRIVFFGTPDFAVASLSKIYESEFKISAVVTAPDKERGRGRKVSFTPAKEFAIEKNIPVLQPTKLKEKQFITELKKFNADLFVIVAFRILPVEVFTLPKYGSINLHGSLLPKYRGAAPIQWALINGDEETGVTTFFLKEKVDTGNMILQEKIAIDPEDNFETLNDKMKEVGAEVLLKTISMIEKGEVNEQSQDDSSASPAPKITKEICEINWTKAALDIHNLIRGVSPYPGAFFVLDDKQYKVYKSKVVDLPILQLAEIFEDKKEIFIGCGEGTLQILEIQPEGRKRMTAEEFLRGYRLIN
- a CDS encoding cysteine synthase family protein; this translates as MRNKTYNLLDSIGNTPLVKLDNISKELKAKIWAKLEFTNPGGSIKDRIALYMIEKAEREGKIKPGDTIIENSSGNTAMGLAIVARQKGYKLKIVIRDTTSKEKIKMLQVLGVDVLLVDASLPHEHPKSYNNYAKNLADEHPDYYYIDQHNNLDNNESHYKTTGPEIWEQMNGKIDYVVAGVGTGGTLCGMGKFFKEKNPNIKLIGIDPMGSIFYNYFKEKKLITPYRYKIEGIGDEFLIKTAQLELLDDMYQVEDKTAFQWTKKLANEEGILSGGSSGANIWASVKLAKEIDREANIVTIICDSGYKYFSTIYNDQWLKENELI